In a genomic window of Dehalococcoidia bacterium:
- a CDS encoding ATP-binding protein, translated as MENLSEILKKKEIPINTSVENTDIWSGDSTEESAPDGLPVEVCPVCRGTRFVHPALPSGDSDYSRLVPCICAKDDINRRRAARLQALSNLGNLSKLSFNNLAPLGRSSDQVSQKLFQLALDEIRKFAENPQGWIVLAGPVGSGKTHLACAVANLRISQGHSAFYITAAELLDHLRSAYSPSSEIEYDELFEQIKNSPLLILDNLNYSATTVWSKGKLEQLLEHRFNGRLPTLITTGMSVEDFATDYAGHMNDPELSKVLILKKESSSLQSLDSLDLELLKNMKFSNFDSKRLSLQEDVRQNLAQAFNNAREFARAPQGWLIYQGVNGCGKTHLAAAIANELRESGKEVLFIVVPDLLDHLRASFAPDSRVSYDALFEKIKKIPVLVLDDFGEHSATSWAQEKLYQIINYRYNARLATVITTCLYLEEIENRVSSRMVDPSISLVFNIMAPDYRGDIKASRTVRSRPRAKN; from the coding sequence ATGGAAAACCTGTCGGAGATACTCAAAAAGAAAGAGATCCCGATAAATACATCAGTGGAAAATACGGACATATGGTCCGGCGATAGTACGGAGGAATCCGCACCGGACGGGCTACCGGTAGAAGTCTGCCCCGTATGCAGGGGTACACGCTTCGTTCACCCCGCATTGCCCTCAGGTGATTCCGATTATTCGCGTCTGGTGCCGTGCATATGCGCGAAAGACGATATCAACCGAAGAAGAGCGGCACGCCTTCAGGCTTTAAGTAATCTGGGGAACCTCTCGAAACTGTCTTTCAACAATTTGGCTCCGCTGGGACGAAGCAGCGACCAGGTATCGCAGAAACTCTTTCAGCTCGCTTTGGATGAGATCCGCAAATTCGCGGAAAATCCACAGGGGTGGATCGTGCTGGCCGGGCCCGTCGGCAGTGGTAAAACGCATCTGGCCTGCGCTGTCGCCAACCTTCGCATAAGCCAGGGCCATTCGGCTTTTTACATCACTGCCGCGGAGCTGCTTGATCACCTCAGATCGGCTTACAGCCCCAGCAGCGAGATCGAATATGATGAATTATTTGAGCAGATCAAGAACAGCCCCCTGCTGATACTTGATAACCTGAATTACTCGGCAACAACCGTATGGTCCAAGGGTAAACTCGAGCAACTGCTCGAGCATCGTTTCAACGGCAGGCTGCCAACGCTTATCACCACCGGCATGTCGGTGGAAGATTTTGCCACTGATTATGCCGGCCATATGAACGATCCTGAACTCAGCAAGGTCCTCATTTTGAAAAAGGAATCATCCAGCCTGCAGAGCCTCGATAGTCTCGATCTCGAGCTGCTAAAGAATATGAAGTTCAGCAATTTCGACAGCAAGCGTTTGAGCCTGCAAGAAGATGTCAGGCAGAACCTGGCACAGGCGTTTAACAATGCCCGTGAGTTCGCCCGGGCTCCGCAGGGCTGGCTGATTTATCAGGGTGTGAACGGGTGCGGCAAGACGCACCTTGCGGCAGCAATAGCGAACGAGCTTCGTGAATCAGGCAAAGAAGTTCTGTTTATCGTAGTGCCGGACCTGCTGGATCACCTGAGAGCGTCTTTCGCTCCCGACAGCCGGGTGTCCTATGATGCGCTGTTCGAAAAAATTAAGAAGATCCCCGTACTGGTGCTGGATGATTTCGGAGAGCATTCTGCCACTTCATGGGCTCAGGAGAAGCTGTATCAAATAATAAACTACCGCTATAACGCCCGCCTGGCTACGGTCATCACCACCTGCCTGTATCTGGAAGAGATCGAAAACCGTGTCAGCTCGCGGATGGTTGATCCCAGCATCAGCCTGGTCTTCAATATTATGGCTCCCGATTACAGGGGTGATATAAAAGCCTCGAGAACGGTGAGGTCGCGTCCAAGGGCTAAGAATTAA
- the rpmF gene encoding 50S ribosomal protein L32, with product MAPLPKKKYPKARQGKRRSHLAKSPAAIIECSRCHSLKLPHQVCPSCGTYDGREVIEIKSPKKKRK from the coding sequence ATGGCACCACTTCCTAAAAAGAAATATCCCAAGGCACGCCAGGGGAAAAGACGCAGTCACCTTGCGAAGTCCCCTGCAGCAATTATCGAATGTTCCCGCTGTCACAGTTTAAAACTCCCTCACCAGGTATGCCCGTCTTGCGGCACTTACGATGGAAGGGAAGTAATCGAGATCAAAAGCCCCAAAAAGAAACGCAAATAA
- a CDS encoding DnaD domain protein, with protein MPGSSFKGFPPRVEVTPLPNVFFSEVLLNINSLLELKTVMQIFFLLSRRRGYPRFVSFGELSRNAVIEKELDKMKGDADILLRDALQSAVKHGILLHIPVNVDGKSDEAYFINNQTEKNTIDKIVSGALKIPSVEIRYEEERVSEQPRDIYSLYEHNIGMLTPILAEELQEAEHRYPPEWIHDAFREALRANVRNWKYINGILKRWEREGKKDGKPVGDTQKERDPDKYISGKYGHMVRR; from the coding sequence ATGCCAGGAAGCAGTTTTAAGGGTTTCCCTCCGAGGGTCGAGGTGACTCCTCTGCCCAATGTGTTTTTCAGCGAGGTGTTGTTGAATATTAATAGTCTGCTTGAGCTGAAAACGGTTATGCAGATATTTTTCCTGCTCAGCCGCAGAAGAGGTTATCCCAGGTTTGTGAGCTTTGGCGAGTTGAGCCGCAATGCTGTGATTGAGAAAGAGTTGGATAAAATGAAGGGAGATGCAGATATACTGCTGAGAGATGCTCTCCAATCTGCTGTTAAGCACGGTATTTTGCTGCATATCCCTGTCAACGTTGACGGGAAATCGGACGAAGCCTACTTCATCAACAATCAGACCGAAAAGAACACCATCGATAAGATAGTGAGCGGGGCTCTGAAGATACCCAGTGTGGAGATCAGGTATGAGGAGGAGCGCGTCAGTGAACAGCCCCGGGATATCTACAGTCTCTATGAACACAATATCGGTATGCTCACTCCTATTCTGGCCGAGGAGTTGCAGGAGGCGGAACACCGCTATCCTCCAGAATGGATACATGATGCTTTTAGAGAGGCATTGAGAGCTAATGTCAGGAACTGGAAATATATAAACGGCATTCTAAAGCGCTGGGAACGCGAAGGAAAGAAAGATGGAAAACCTGTCGGAGATACTCAAAAAGAAAGAGATCCCGATAAATACATCAGTGGAAAATACGGACATATGGTCCGGCGATAG
- a CDS encoding DNA polymerase III subunit, with amino-acid sequence MWQTAGQDRIIEFLRDSIARSSLAHAYLLVGPPHVGKMTLALDLASALNCGEGASPCGSCRACQRIQQGKYPDVIVIDKYAGRDQKDRRKATEIGIDTIRELLQRGSSLPPYEGNYKVYIIDDADLMSAEASNCLLKTLEEPPRHVIILLLTSQESALLPTVVSRCQRFELKPVAIAEIENRLNKFNGLNPDKIKLLSRLSGGCLGWAILALKDDGYLQSRDQRLTEFSGLLTRSWSERLAYIQQMPADRNSVEEVIKLWLSWCRDVMLLKYNCEDDVTNLDKLNDIKSWANMLTILEIKEFINSLNKMLMNLSYNANLHLLFEVIMLDMPKKEKKADYSMNSAGVNN; translated from the coding sequence ATGTGGCAAACGGCCGGCCAGGATCGAATTATAGAATTTCTCAGAGACTCCATAGCGAGGAGTTCCCTGGCTCACGCATATCTTCTGGTGGGGCCTCCGCATGTCGGTAAAATGACGCTTGCCCTGGATCTGGCCAGCGCCCTGAACTGCGGTGAGGGCGCATCCCCCTGCGGCTCATGCCGGGCCTGTCAACGCATTCAACAGGGCAAATATCCTGATGTAATCGTCATCGATAAATATGCAGGCCGTGATCAGAAAGACAGGAGGAAGGCAACTGAGATCGGCATAGATACGATAAGGGAACTGCTGCAGAGAGGTTCCAGTTTACCTCCTTATGAAGGCAACTACAAGGTCTATATTATCGACGATGCCGACCTGATGTCGGCGGAGGCGTCTAATTGTTTGCTTAAAACGCTGGAAGAGCCTCCGCGGCACGTGATTATTCTCTTGCTCACATCTCAGGAAAGTGCGCTTCTGCCTACGGTCGTTTCAAGATGCCAGCGCTTCGAGCTCAAGCCCGTAGCAATCGCCGAGATAGAAAACAGGCTGAATAAATTTAATGGGCTGAATCCCGATAAAATAAAATTATTATCGCGGCTCTCAGGCGGTTGCCTTGGTTGGGCTATATTGGCCCTCAAAGACGATGGCTACCTGCAAAGCCGGGACCAGAGACTGACTGAGTTTTCGGGCCTCCTGACCCGGTCATGGTCTGAAAGGTTAGCCTACATCCAGCAGATGCCTGCAGACAGAAACAGCGTGGAAGAGGTCATCAAGCTCTGGCTTTCATGGTGCCGGGACGTAATGCTGCTAAAATATAACTGTGAAGACGATGTAACCAACCTGGATAAGCTGAATGATATCAAATCGTGGGCAAATATGCTGACAATCCTTGAGATCAAAGAATTCATCAACAGCCTGAACAAGATGCTGATGAACCTGTCATATAATGCCAACCTGCATCTTCTCTTCGAAGTTATCATGCTGGATATGCCTAAGAAAGAGAAAAAAGCCGATTACTCCATGAATTCGGCAGGTGTAAATAACTGA
- the rplI gene encoding 50S ribosomal protein L9, producing the protein MKVVFIEDISAKEKKGDIKEVSAGYARNYLLPRGLALPATPGAVKAAEKIAQERERKRERMHEEYVELARQIEGKELRFKGKASSKGTLHGSITAADIADRLSDLVNVDIDKKKISMKSSLHNIGEYEVELIFSKDATAKIMVIIERETA; encoded by the coding sequence ATGAAAGTCGTATTTATTGAAGACATCTCGGCCAAAGAGAAAAAAGGCGATATTAAAGAGGTATCTGCCGGATATGCCAGAAATTACTTATTGCCAAGAGGTCTGGCCTTGCCTGCAACCCCGGGCGCTGTAAAAGCGGCCGAGAAAATCGCCCAGGAGCGTGAGAGGAAGCGCGAGCGGATGCATGAGGAATACGTTGAACTGGCCAGGCAGATTGAGGGTAAGGAACTGCGTTTCAAGGGAAAGGCCAGCTCCAAGGGCACTTTGCATGGATCGATCACAGCAGCCGATATAGCCGACAGATTGTCTGATCTGGTCAATGTGGACATCGATAAGAAAAAAATATCCATGAAAAGCTCTCTTCATAACATCGGAGAATATGAGGTCGAACTGATTTTCAGCAAAGATGCGACAGCCAAAATTATGGTCATAATTGAGAGGGAAACAGCCTGA
- a CDS encoding DNA-directed RNA polymerase subunit beta, translating into MSISIAAENNNLPVVKSKNYARLPQVLEIPNLIQVQLDSFRWFMEEGIKDLLQEVSPIKDFTGGKMELSFTGYEFRPPTHDVANCRERDMSYQSNLYVRASLLIKETGEIKEQEVFLGEIPLMTENGTFIISGAERVVVNQLIRSPGVYFTLVTEDSGRRLCNAKLIPEHGAWLEFETSGKDVIWAKIDGRRKIGVTTLLRAISGEGDPEDALNCNTDEELLELFKVDDDNPEHKYISTTIDKEPESIRTKKESLIDIYKKLRPGEPPDGDSAKSLIINMFFHPRRYDLGRIGRFKLNKRLEYAELGYKVTSRALKPRDLVEIIRKIIQINNEKVMPDDIDHLGNRRVRTTGHLIQNQFRVGLIRLERTIKERMSLQSDDPTPTNLINNRPIIASMREFFGGSQLSQFMDQTNPLAELTHKRRLSAMGPGGLSRERAGFDVRDVHHSHYGKICPIETPEGPNIGLIGSLATYARIDGLGFIETPYRKVYVELSNTSEMLPGRMLRQDVLDSKKKPVAAAGTLIDESLAKKIAALPSCAIKIVPYVSGEIEYFTADRETNKCIAQANAPLNARDEFMEERVGAIRSGKYVTEPPEKIDYMDVSPKQVFSVTTALIPFLEHDDANRALMGSNMQRQGVPLVKPEAPLIGTGMESEVAKYSGQVVYAAEKGEVVAVDSKKITVKSDGRKRDYNLTKFYRTNQGTCINQRPVVRRGDIVTTGQVIADGAATQNGELALGQNVLCAFMTWRGYNFEDAIIISERLVKQDKFTSIHIEKYEVEARETKLGKEEITKDIPNVGEESLRDLDEFGVIRVGAEVGPGDILVGKITPKGETELTAEEKLLRAIFGEKAREVKDTSLRVPHGEGGKVIEVTEFNSDNHADLPANVIKLVRVWIAQRRKISVGDKMAGRHGNKGVISIILPEEDMPFMPDGRPVDIVLNPIGVPSRMNIGQILETHLGLAADIFGERVINPIFDGADTEAVEDALGKAWIVRRAREEGVINQDRLDDEGLALVKKWLSDHVINADKVFDESGKYHGEARRASLILWLEKEIGGKGAVPRDISKEELDEKVEAEYMQTKIVPPTFGKIQLRDGKTGELFDQPVTVGIIYMMKLIHLVDDKVHARSTGPYSLITQQPLGGKAQFGGQRFGEMEVWALEAYGASHTLQELLTVKSDDVQGRAKAYEALVKGEDVLQPGVPESFKVLFMELRSLGLAVELLNEEDQSINLFEDKKKMGGLPKALR; encoded by the coding sequence ATGTCTATTTCTATCGCCGCAGAGAATAACAACCTGCCTGTTGTCAAGAGCAAAAATTATGCCCGCCTGCCCCAGGTGCTCGAGATACCCAACCTTATACAGGTACAGCTTGATTCTTTCAGATGGTTTATGGAGGAAGGAATTAAGGACCTGCTGCAGGAAGTGTCCCCTATAAAGGACTTCACGGGCGGCAAGATGGAGCTTTCTTTCACGGGTTACGAATTTCGCCCTCCCACGCACGATGTTGCTAATTGTCGTGAGAGAGACATGAGCTATCAGTCAAATCTTTATGTGCGTGCCAGCCTGCTGATAAAAGAGACGGGGGAAATTAAGGAACAGGAAGTCTTTCTGGGCGAGATTCCTCTCATGACTGAGAACGGGACGTTCATCATCAGTGGTGCGGAGAGGGTGGTTGTCAACCAGTTGATTCGTTCGCCCGGTGTGTATTTTACCTTGGTGACAGAGGACAGCGGGAGGCGGCTCTGCAACGCCAAGCTGATCCCTGAGCACGGCGCATGGCTCGAATTTGAGACCTCCGGCAAAGACGTGATCTGGGCCAAGATAGACGGGCGGCGCAAGATAGGTGTTACGACTTTGCTGCGTGCCATCAGCGGGGAGGGCGATCCCGAAGATGCGCTGAACTGTAATACGGATGAGGAACTGCTGGAATTATTCAAGGTCGATGATGATAATCCCGAGCACAAGTATATCTCTACGACAATCGACAAGGAGCCGGAATCGATCAGGACCAAGAAAGAATCGCTGATCGATATTTATAAGAAACTGCGTCCCGGCGAGCCGCCGGATGGCGACAGCGCCAAAAGCTTAATAATTAATATGTTTTTTCATCCCAGGAGATATGACCTGGGCAGGATAGGCAGGTTCAAGCTTAATAAGCGGCTGGAATACGCGGAACTTGGTTACAAAGTGACCTCGCGCGCTCTCAAACCGCGCGACCTGGTTGAAATTATTCGCAAGATAATACAGATAAATAATGAAAAGGTGATGCCCGATGATATCGACCATCTGGGTAACCGGCGCGTCAGGACGACCGGCCACCTGATCCAGAACCAGTTCAGGGTCGGCCTCATCAGGCTGGAACGTACAATAAAGGAAAGGATGAGCCTGCAGAGCGATGATCCCACCCCCACTAACCTTATTAATAACAGGCCCATCATTGCCTCCATGAGGGAATTTTTCGGCGGCTCTCAGCTCTCGCAGTTTATGGATCAGACCAATCCACTGGCTGAGCTCACTCACAAGCGCCGACTCTCTGCGATGGGGCCGGGTGGCCTCTCCCGCGAGCGCGCCGGATTCGATGTACGCGACGTCCACCATTCTCATTACGGCAAGATATGTCCGATCGAAACTCCGGAAGGTCCTAATATCGGTCTTATCGGTTCGCTGGCGACCTATGCGCGCATAGACGGTCTGGGCTTCATAGAGACTCCCTACCGCAAGGTTTATGTAGAATTGAGCAACACCTCCGAAATGCTGCCCGGCAGGATGCTGCGGCAGGATGTTCTCGACAGCAAGAAAAAGCCGGTGGCGGCGGCAGGTACGCTGATAGACGAATCTCTGGCTAAAAAGATTGCCGCGTTGCCATCCTGCGCCATCAAAATAGTACCGTATGTTTCAGGTGAGATCGAATATTTCACCGCTGACAGGGAAACCAATAAATGTATTGCACAGGCCAATGCGCCGCTCAATGCCAGGGACGAATTCATGGAGGAGCGTGTCGGCGCTATCCGGAGCGGAAAATATGTGACGGAGCCGCCCGAGAAAATCGACTATATGGACGTTTCACCCAAACAGGTTTTCAGCGTTACCACGGCACTGATCCCTTTCCTTGAACACGACGATGCCAACCGTGCGCTTATGGGTTCGAATATGCAGCGTCAGGGCGTGCCCCTGGTCAAACCAGAAGCTCCCCTTATCGGCACGGGCATGGAAAGTGAGGTTGCCAAGTACAGCGGGCAGGTGGTCTACGCCGCAGAGAAAGGCGAGGTCGTGGCCGTCGACAGCAAGAAAATAACCGTCAAGAGCGACGGCAGAAAACGTGATTATAACCTGACCAAATTTTACCGCACCAACCAGGGGACGTGCATTAACCAGCGCCCGGTTGTCAGGCGGGGAGACATCGTCACAACCGGACAGGTAATAGCTGACGGGGCTGCCACTCAAAACGGTGAGCTTGCCCTGGGCCAGAACGTGCTTTGCGCGTTTATGACGTGGAGGGGCTACAACTTTGAAGACGCCATTATCATCAGCGAAAGGCTGGTAAAACAGGACAAGTTTACCTCAATCCATATTGAGAAGTATGAGGTTGAAGCGCGCGAAACAAAGCTGGGCAAGGAGGAGATTACCAAGGATATCCCCAATGTCGGAGAAGAGAGTCTGAGGGACCTGGATGAGTTCGGCGTAATCAGGGTCGGTGCCGAGGTCGGACCGGGCGATATATTGGTTGGCAAAATTACACCTAAAGGTGAAACTGAGCTGACGGCAGAGGAGAAGCTGCTCAGGGCTATATTCGGTGAGAAAGCGCGCGAAGTTAAGGATACCTCGTTGCGGGTGCCCCACGGTGAGGGCGGCAAAGTAATCGAGGTAACGGAATTCAATAGCGATAACCATGCTGACCTTCCAGCAAACGTAATCAAACTGGTCAGAGTCTGGATTGCCCAACGCCGCAAGATCTCGGTCGGAGACAAGATGGCCGGAAGGCACGGCAACAAGGGTGTTATCTCTATTATTCTGCCGGAAGAGGATATGCCGTTCATGCCTGATGGCAGGCCCGTGGATATTGTGCTCAATCCCATCGGTGTGCCCTCGAGAATGAATATCGGCCAGATACTGGAAACACATCTGGGCCTGGCCGCCGACATCTTCGGCGAGAGGGTGATCAATCCCATCTTCGATGGTGCGGATACCGAGGCTGTTGAAGATGCGCTGGGCAAGGCATGGATCGTGCGCAGGGCCCGGGAAGAGGGCGTTATAAACCAGGATCGCCTTGACGACGAAGGGCTTGCACTGGTTAAGAAATGGTTAAGTGATCATGTTATAAACGCCGATAAGGTGTTTGATGAAAGCGGCAAGTATCATGGTGAGGCCAGGCGGGCCAGCCTGATATTGTGGCTGGAAAAAGAGATCGGCGGAAAGGGAGCGGTTCCCAGGGATATCAGCAAAGAGGAACTGGACGAGAAGGTGGAGGCGGAATATATGCAGACCAAGATCGTACCGCCCACATTCGGCAAAATCCAACTGCGCGACGGCAAGACAGGCGAGCTTTTCGACCAGCCTGTAACCGTGGGCATAATCTATATGATGAAATTGATCCACCTGGTGGATGACAAAGTTCATGCCAGGTCGACGGGACCCTACTCGTTGATCACACAGCAGCCTCTGGGCGGGAAGGCGCAGTTCGGAGGGCAACGCTTCGGTGAAATGGAAGTTTGGGCGCTCGAGGCTTACGGCGCCAGCCACACACTGCAAGAACTTCTGACGGTCAAATCGGATGATGTCCAGGGCAGGGCCAAGGCATACGAGGCACTGGTCAAGGGAGAGGATGTGTTGCAGCCGGGAGTTCCCGAATCATTCAAGGTTCTTTTTATGGAGCTACGCAGCCTTGGACTGGCGGTGGAGCTACTGAACGAGGAGGACCAGAGCATCAACCTGTTTGAAGATAAGAAAAAAATGGGCGGGCTGCCCAAAGCTTTAAGATAG
- the dnaB gene encoding replicative DNA helicase, with protein MRETLPPYDLDAEEAVLGSLLIDSESITEIDTIVGTEDFFSEQNQFVFGACRNLFQRDEAINQITVAQELVRLGKLDDAGGAAYLSHLVSMVPTSLHVRHYAQIVYRLATMRRLISAAGQIESLGYKADPDVDLSLTRAEDIIFKLRTRQGRGEFIPIQDALNRYFEEAAHRTTLDRDIQNIRTGFKAIDNALGGLQRSELVILAARTSIGKTSLALNIARNAAVNQKACIALFSLEMSRREIIQRLLSSESNIESQHFRKGRFSDLEERLLQRDIIPRLAETSIYIDDTPNMRISEVRSKAKRLHLKHSVDMVVLDYIQLLRGDSKSDNRVQEMTEITQSLKALARELDTPVLALSQLSRNIEHRQEGKRLKQQVKPQLSDLRDSGSIEQDADVVMFIHRWDKIYATEDDWIREVGEDQPYPKGIAQIIIAKNRNGPTGEVPLRFIQETTKFDNFDSSVVEVGTLY; from the coding sequence ATGAGAGAGACCCTGCCGCCCTATGACCTGGATGCCGAAGAAGCGGTGCTCGGCTCACTATTGATCGATAGCGAGTCTATCACAGAGATAGACACCATAGTGGGAACCGAGGATTTTTTTAGCGAGCAGAACCAGTTCGTATTTGGCGCCTGTCGCAACCTGTTCCAGCGTGATGAAGCCATTAATCAAATAACGGTCGCTCAGGAACTGGTCAGGCTCGGTAAGTTGGATGATGCAGGGGGGGCCGCCTATCTCAGCCATCTCGTATCCATGGTGCCGACGTCCCTGCATGTAAGGCACTACGCGCAGATTGTGTACCGGCTGGCTACCATGCGCCGCCTGATCAGCGCAGCCGGTCAGATTGAATCGCTTGGATATAAAGCTGATCCCGACGTTGATCTCTCGCTTACACGGGCGGAGGATATCATCTTCAAGCTCAGGACGAGACAGGGGCGGGGTGAATTTATTCCCATTCAGGATGCGCTCAACCGCTATTTTGAGGAAGCGGCTCACAGGACTACACTCGACAGGGATATCCAGAATATCAGGACGGGTTTTAAGGCTATTGATAATGCGCTGGGCGGGTTGCAACGCTCAGAACTGGTTATACTGGCTGCCAGGACCAGCATTGGTAAGACGAGCCTGGCCCTGAATATCGCCCGCAACGCAGCCGTTAATCAGAAGGCCTGTATCGCCCTCTTCAGCCTCGAGATGTCCCGGCGCGAGATAATCCAGAGGTTATTATCGAGTGAATCCAATATCGAATCGCAGCATTTCAGGAAGGGACGCTTTTCGGACCTCGAGGAGCGTCTGCTTCAACGTGACATAATACCCAGGCTGGCCGAGACATCCATATATATAGATGATACTCCCAACATGCGTATCAGCGAGGTGCGCAGCAAGGCCAAGAGGCTCCATCTAAAACACAGTGTCGATATGGTTGTCCTCGACTATATTCAGCTGTTAAGGGGTGATTCTAAAAGCGATAACCGTGTCCAGGAGATGACCGAGATAACACAGTCGCTTAAAGCGCTGGCCCGCGAGCTGGACACGCCCGTCCTGGCTTTATCTCAGTTGAGCCGCAATATCGAGCACCGCCAGGAAGGTAAAAGATTGAAGCAGCAGGTCAAACCACAGCTCTCAGACCTGCGCGACAGCGGCAGCATAGAACAGGATGCGGATGTCGTAATGTTTATTCATCGCTGGGACAAGATTTATGCCACTGAGGACGACTGGATCCGTGAAGTTGGAGAAGACCAACCTTATCCCAAGGGCATTGCCCAGATCATCATAGCCAAGAACCGCAATGGTCCTACGGGTGAAGTCCCGCTCAGGTTTATACAGGAAACAACCAAATTCGATAACTTTGACAGCAGCGTGGTTGAGGTCGGGACTTTATATTAA
- a CDS encoding HNH endonuclease — MVLVLVGKAEVVENGRGYFSASSGSYEIPSVIRLVYLVRKQTHPRKMTKLEIFNRDKYTCQYCGKEGKELTLDHVMPRRLNGEHTWENIVAACIPCNRKKAGRTPAEAGMPLLRSPRAPGNIGFYVPYQYLRARSEWEKYLPHKR; from the coding sequence GTGGTTCTGGTGCTGGTGGGGAAAGCCGAGGTGGTGGAGAATGGGCGAGGGTATTTTTCCGCCAGCTCCGGCAGTTACGAGATCCCTTCCGTGATCAGGCTTGTTTACCTGGTGCGCAAGCAGACGCACCCGCGCAAGATGACCAAACTGGAGATATTTAACCGTGATAAATACACGTGTCAGTACTGTGGAAAGGAGGGGAAGGAGCTGACGCTGGACCATGTTATGCCGAGGCGACTGAACGGAGAGCATACATGGGAAAATATCGTAGCGGCATGTATCCCCTGTAACAGAAAGAAGGCGGGCCGGACGCCGGCTGAAGCCGGGATGCCGTTGTTGAGGTCCCCTCGCGCGCCCGGCAACATCGGTTTCTACGTGCCTTATCAGTATTTACGCGCCAGGTCCGAATGGGAGAAATATCTGCCTCATAAAAGGTGA
- the ricT gene encoding regulatory iron-sulfur-containing complex subunit RicT, whose translation MSNVVGVRFMRAGKIYSFDAAGFDLKVNDMVIVETNRGIELGKVIVGVKEVTPAENAEPFKPVIRIATTEDMNQAKFQKDRTKKALSKSKELIESLNLPMKVIYLQYNLDGSHLIIFFYSEKRVDFRELVRKLSHELRTHVELRQVGARDEAKLIGGVGKCGCQLCCVSFLSEFMPVSIKMAKEQDIALNPMKTSGLCGRLLCCLSYEYEQYHCMKGKLPEMGQEILTKMGKGKIVGRNVIKESLMVELETGMTIEVPNAEATVVNPRKP comes from the coding sequence ATGTCTAACGTAGTGGGAGTCAGGTTTATGCGGGCGGGTAAAATATATTCCTTCGACGCTGCCGGATTCGATCTTAAAGTGAATGACATGGTCATTGTCGAAACCAACCGTGGCATCGAGCTGGGAAAAGTGATCGTCGGCGTTAAGGAAGTGACTCCCGCTGAGAACGCCGAGCCATTCAAACCAGTCATACGTATAGCCACAACCGAAGATATGAATCAAGCGAAATTTCAAAAGGACCGCACCAAGAAAGCTCTCTCCAAATCCAAGGAACTGATCGAGAGCCTTAACCTTCCCATGAAAGTGATCTACCTCCAGTACAACCTGGACGGCAGCCACCTGATTATATTCTTCTATTCAGAGAAACGGGTTGACTTCCGTGAGCTTGTCCGCAAGCTCAGCCACGAATTGAGGACACATGTCGAGCTGCGCCAGGTTGGCGCCAGGGATGAAGCAAAGCTTATCGGCGGCGTCGGTAAATGCGGCTGCCAACTGTGCTGCGTCTCTTTTCTCAGCGAATTCATGCCCGTATCCATCAAAATGGCCAAGGAGCAGGATATCGCCCTTAATCCCATGAAGACTTCGGGGCTGTGTGGACGGCTTCTATGCTGCCTGAGCTATGAATATGAGCAGTACCACTGCATGAAGGGGAAATTGCCCGAAATGGGGCAGGAGATCCTCACAAAGATGGGGAAAGGCAAGATCGTCGGCAGAAACGTGATTAAAGAATCACTCATGGTGGAACTGGAAACCGGTATGACGATCGAGGTCCCCAATGCCGAGGCCACAGTCGTCAACCCCAGAAAGCCATAA